One genomic region from Spirosoma sp. KCTC 42546 encodes:
- a CDS encoding M14 metallopeptidase family protein — protein MRYSTYSFLVMLLVSLSTAMAQTLPSPKEHFGFDIGDDYQLATYTQTEAYVKKVAAASDRTKLMDIGLTEEGRHQFMLIVSSPANLKNLARYQEISQKMARAEGLSDDQARTLANEGKAVVWIDGGLHATETVGTHQLIETIYQLVSRKDSETMRILDNTIILLTHANPDGQEIVSNWYMREPKPEKRSLDNLPRLYEKYAGHDNNRDFFIMNLKETQNIGRQLFVEWFPQIMYNHHQAGPAGSVLAGPPYRDPFNYVFDPLMVTGIDALGAAMINRMNVENKPGYTRLGGSVFSTWYNGGLRTTTHFHNMIGLLTEIIGNPTPEEVPLVPSRLIPNGNTPFPVTPQKWHFKQSIEYSVSLNYAVLNYASRYRDELLFNIYKMGKNSIDRGSKDYWGLSPKKIDAINHAFQTDPKKPTSTSANAALAQYGFIPRGGGMPVKYFDTIMKAPVLRDPRGFIIPANQPDFATAVKFVNALIRTGIQIQQATADFTVAGKKYPAGSYVVKADQAFRPHLLDMFEPQDHPNDFQYPGGPPVRPYDAAGWTLAYTMNVQFDRILDAFDGPFKKLPYGELQSPTGHVTGTAGGGYLLSAKANNSFIAVNDLLASGVDVFRLPNGVGGKSTVESGAFFVPASAKAKSLLDKSAKDLGIEVTGVAKKPTTSMTKVSPMRIALWDTYGGSMPSGWVRFLMEQYHFPMKVIYPADIDAGDLKKKFDVIIFVTRAIPPATGADNDIFRGLEREPKEESTPAEYRPWLGKITATKSIPQIKAFLEAGGSVVTIGTSTNLAYHLKLPVKNALTEMTAAGTERPLPNEKYYIPGSVLRVNLDSTQHATWGMPTLTDVYFDASPVFKIAPEAIAKGIVTPLAWFDTNKPLRSGWAWGQSYLQDGVAAFMAPVGSGKFYAFGPEITFRAQAQGTFKLLFNQLYGSGKSGSQGSDVVSE, from the coding sequence ATGCGTTATTCTACTTATTCATTCCTGGTTATGCTGCTGGTCAGTTTGAGCACAGCAATGGCTCAGACACTCCCCTCTCCCAAGGAACATTTCGGGTTCGACATCGGCGATGATTACCAGCTCGCGACCTACACCCAAACCGAAGCCTACGTTAAGAAGGTAGCTGCTGCTTCTGACCGGACCAAACTGATGGACATCGGCCTGACCGAAGAAGGTCGTCATCAGTTCATGCTGATCGTTTCGTCGCCAGCAAACTTAAAAAACCTGGCGCGCTACCAGGAGATTTCGCAGAAAATGGCCCGTGCAGAAGGTCTCTCCGATGATCAGGCGCGTACGCTGGCGAATGAAGGCAAAGCCGTTGTCTGGATTGACGGTGGTCTGCACGCAACCGAAACCGTTGGTACGCATCAGCTCATCGAAACCATCTATCAACTGGTGAGCCGCAAGGACTCCGAAACCATGCGCATTCTGGATAATACCATTATCCTGCTGACGCACGCCAACCCCGACGGACAGGAAATCGTATCGAACTGGTACATGCGCGAACCTAAACCAGAAAAACGGTCGCTGGATAACCTGCCCCGTTTGTATGAGAAATACGCTGGTCACGACAACAACCGCGATTTCTTTATCATGAACCTGAAGGAAACCCAAAACATTGGCCGTCAATTGTTTGTCGAGTGGTTTCCGCAGATCATGTATAACCACCACCAGGCGGGCCCAGCGGGTTCTGTACTGGCGGGTCCTCCTTACCGCGATCCGTTCAACTACGTTTTTGATCCGTTGATGGTAACGGGTATTGATGCACTGGGTGCCGCGATGATCAACCGGATGAATGTTGAGAACAAACCAGGCTATACTCGTTTGGGTGGTTCTGTATTCTCGACCTGGTACAACGGTGGTCTGCGCACAACGACGCACTTCCACAACATGATCGGGTTGCTTACCGAAATCATCGGGAATCCAACGCCCGAAGAGGTTCCTCTGGTCCCTAGCCGCCTGATCCCTAACGGAAATACGCCGTTCCCGGTTACTCCCCAAAAATGGCATTTCAAACAGTCGATCGAGTATTCGGTATCACTCAACTACGCGGTACTGAACTATGCCTCCCGCTATCGCGACGAATTGTTGTTCAACATCTATAAGATGGGTAAAAACTCCATCGACCGGGGCAGCAAAGATTACTGGGGCCTTTCGCCAAAGAAAATCGACGCGATCAACCACGCGTTTCAGACAGACCCGAAGAAACCAACCTCTACGTCTGCAAACGCGGCTCTGGCACAATACGGATTTATTCCGCGCGGAGGGGGCATGCCGGTTAAATACTTCGATACGATCATGAAGGCCCCTGTCCTGCGCGATCCTCGTGGGTTCATCATTCCAGCCAATCAACCTGATTTCGCAACGGCCGTTAAGTTTGTCAATGCGTTGATCCGCACCGGTATCCAGATTCAGCAAGCCACCGCCGACTTTACAGTAGCGGGCAAAAAGTACCCTGCCGGTTCGTACGTCGTGAAAGCCGATCAGGCATTCCGTCCGCACTTGCTCGACATGTTCGAACCACAGGATCACCCGAACGATTTCCAGTATCCAGGTGGCCCTCCGGTTCGTCCGTATGATGCAGCTGGCTGGACACTGGCGTACACCATGAATGTTCAGTTCGACCGTATTTTAGATGCGTTCGATGGTCCCTTCAAGAAACTACCCTATGGCGAACTTCAGTCGCCGACGGGCCACGTAACGGGAACGGCGGGGGGAGGCTATCTGCTCAGTGCCAAAGCCAACAACTCCTTCATCGCCGTCAATGACCTGCTGGCCTCGGGTGTCGATGTATTCCGTCTGCCCAATGGTGTGGGGGGGAAATCGACGGTCGAGTCGGGTGCGTTTTTTGTGCCCGCTTCAGCCAAAGCGAAATCATTGCTAGACAAGTCGGCAAAAGATCTGGGTATCGAAGTAACGGGCGTTGCTAAAAAACCAACCACCTCGATGACCAAAGTGTCGCCCATGCGAATTGCCTTGTGGGATACCTACGGTGGGTCGATGCCCTCAGGCTGGGTACGCTTCCTGATGGAACAGTACCACTTCCCAATGAAAGTGATTTATCCTGCCGATATCGATGCGGGTGATTTAAAGAAGAAGTTTGATGTCATCATATTCGTAACACGGGCTATTCCACCCGCTACGGGCGCCGATAACGACATTTTCAGAGGTCTGGAACGTGAGCCAAAAGAAGAAAGCACACCGGCTGAATACCGTCCGTGGTTAGGCAAAATCACGGCGACCAAGTCAATCCCACAAATCAAAGCCTTCCTGGAAGCGGGTGGATCGGTGGTAACGATTGGCACCAGCACCAACCTGGCTTACCACCTGAAATTACCCGTTAAAAACGCCCTGACCGAAATGACCGCTGCGGGTACGGAGCGTCCTTTGCCAAACGAGAAATACTACATTCCAGGTAGTGTTCTGCGCGTAAATCTGGACTCGACTCAACACGCCACCTGGGGTATGCCTACACTGACCGACGTCTATTTCGATGCGAGTCCGGTGTTTAAAATTGCGCCTGAAGCCATCGCCAAAGGCATTGTGACCCCACTCGCCTGGTTTGACACCAACAAGCCGCTTCGTAGTGGCTGGGCCTGGGGACAATCGTATCTGCAGGATGGCGTAGCCGCCTTTATGGCACCTGTTGGATCGGGCAAGTTCTATGCGTTCGGACCCGAAATCACCTTCCGGGCACAGGCACAAGGCACTTTCAAACTGCTCTTCAACCAGCTTTACGGCTCCGGCAAGAGCGGATCGCAAGGCAGCGATGTTGTTAGCGAGTAA
- a CDS encoding M14 metallopeptidase family protein has protein sequence MTRLFQLLSLLLLLSRIAGQAQTIPSPKEHFGFNIGDDYQLSNYTQTEAYFKKLAASDRTKLVDIGLTAEGRHQYMLIVTSPDNQKKLARYKEISQQLAHAEGLSEEQARALANEGKAVVWIDGGLHSTETVGTMQLIETAWQLVSRKDPETLRILDNVVILLTHANPDGHELVGNWYMRESNPEKRSQEFLPKLYQKYIGHDNNRDFFIMNQRETQNIGRQLFVEWIPQILYNHHQRGPTGTVLAGPPLRDPFNYVLDPLTVTGMDALGSAMINRLNTENKPGYTRLTGTPYSNWFNGGLRSTTLFHNMIGLLTEIIGNPTPETIPLVPDRLIPNVNSPFPITPQPWHFKQSIDYSLSLNYAVLDYAARQRDQLLYGIYRMGKNSIERGSKDAWTLYPKRINSITPSYQTDQRKSSPAGRGASELSSRVSEIPTAYYDTLVKGPLLRDPRGFIIPANQPDFATAVTFINALIKNGIQVQQATTDFTVAGKNYPGGSYVVKTDQAFRPHVLDMFEPQDYPNDFQYPGGPPVRPYDAAGWTLAYTMNVKFDRVLDGFDGPFRKLPIGERQSPAGHITGTAGGGYILSAKANNSFIAVNDLLASGVDVFRLPNGVGGKSTVESGAFFVPVSAKAKSLLDKSAKDLGLEVTGVAKKPTSSMTKVSPMRIALWDTYGGSMPSGWVRWLMEQYHFPMNVIFPQEIDAGELKQKFDVIVFVSQAIPAVSRENEPSGFSARREPKPDEIPAEYRPWLGRISAAKSIPQLKTFLEAGGTVVTIGSSTNLAYHLKLPVKNALTEMTSAGQERPLPNEKFYIPGSVLRVRLDSTQHATWGMSTLTDVYFDASPVFKIAPEAIAKGIVTPLAWFDTSKPLRSGWAWGQSYLQDGVAAFMAPVGAGRFYAFGPEITFRGQTQGTFKLLFNQLYSIGKAGPQSGQAVSE, from the coding sequence ATGACCAGACTTTTCCAACTCCTTAGCCTGCTCCTGCTGCTCAGCCGAATAGCGGGGCAGGCGCAGACAATCCCGTCGCCCAAAGAGCATTTCGGATTTAACATCGGCGACGATTATCAGCTATCAAACTACACGCAGACTGAGGCCTATTTCAAGAAACTGGCGGCTTCGGATCGGACTAAGCTGGTCGATATTGGCCTGACGGCAGAAGGTCGGCATCAGTACATGCTGATCGTTACCTCGCCTGATAATCAGAAAAAACTGGCTCGCTATAAGGAAATTTCCCAGCAGCTTGCCCACGCTGAAGGGCTCTCTGAGGAGCAGGCACGGGCGCTGGCTAACGAGGGGAAAGCCGTTGTCTGGATTGACGGTGGATTGCATTCTACGGAAACTGTAGGCACCATGCAGCTCATTGAAACGGCCTGGCAACTGGTAAGCCGCAAAGATCCCGAAACGTTGCGCATTCTGGACAACGTCGTTATTCTGCTGACCCACGCCAACCCCGATGGGCATGAACTCGTTGGCAATTGGTACATGCGCGAGTCGAACCCAGAAAAACGTTCGCAGGAGTTTCTGCCGAAACTGTACCAGAAGTACATCGGACACGATAACAACCGCGACTTCTTCATCATGAATCAGCGAGAAACCCAAAACATTGGTCGTCAGCTATTTGTCGAGTGGATTCCGCAAATTCTGTATAATCACCACCAGCGCGGGCCAACCGGAACCGTACTGGCGGGCCCTCCCCTGCGTGACCCCTTCAACTATGTGCTCGATCCGCTGACGGTAACGGGTATGGATGCGCTGGGATCGGCCATGATCAATCGGTTAAACACGGAAAATAAACCGGGTTATACGCGACTGACAGGTACGCCCTACTCGAACTGGTTCAATGGAGGATTGCGCTCCACGACGCTCTTTCATAACATGATTGGCTTGTTGACGGAGATCATTGGCAACCCAACGCCGGAGACCATTCCGCTGGTACCTGACCGATTGATTCCCAATGTGAATTCGCCTTTTCCAATAACCCCCCAGCCCTGGCATTTCAAACAATCCATCGACTATTCGCTATCGCTCAACTACGCCGTACTGGATTATGCCGCCCGCCAGCGGGATCAACTGCTGTATGGAATCTATCGGATGGGCAAAAACTCTATCGAGCGGGGAAGCAAAGATGCCTGGACCCTCTATCCAAAACGAATTAATTCCATTACCCCGAGCTATCAGACCGACCAACGCAAAAGCAGCCCCGCCGGTAGAGGGGCCAGCGAGCTATCCTCGCGCGTCAGTGAAATCCCGACAGCTTATTACGATACCCTTGTAAAGGGGCCGCTGTTACGCGATCCTCGTGGATTTATTATTCCCGCCAATCAACCTGATTTCGCCACGGCCGTTACGTTCATCAACGCCCTGATCAAAAATGGCATCCAAGTCCAGCAAGCCACCACCGACTTTACGGTAGCGGGGAAGAACTATCCGGGTGGTTCGTACGTGGTAAAAACGGATCAGGCCTTCCGCCCGCACGTCCTCGACATGTTTGAGCCCCAGGATTACCCCAACGATTTCCAGTATCCGGGTGGCCCTCCGGTTCGTCCGTATGATGCAGCTGGCTGGACACTGGCGTATACCATGAACGTCAAATTCGATCGGGTACTGGATGGCTTCGATGGGCCGTTCAGGAAGCTGCCCATCGGTGAACGTCAATCACCAGCAGGGCACATTACGGGAACGGCGGGTGGCGGTTATATCCTCAGTGCCAAAGCCAACAACTCATTCATCGCCGTCAATGACCTGCTGGCTTCGGGTGTCGATGTATTCCGTCTGCCCAATGGTGTGGGGGGTAAATCAACGGTCGAGTCGGGGGCGTTCTTTGTGCCTGTTTCAGCCAAAGCCAAGTCGCTGTTAGACAAATCGGCGAAAGATCTGGGCCTTGAAGTAACGGGCGTTGCCAAAAAGCCAACGAGTTCGATGACGAAAGTATCGCCCATGCGGATTGCGTTGTGGGATACTTACGGCGGTTCGATGCCATCCGGTTGGGTGCGTTGGTTGATGGAACAATACCATTTCCCCATGAACGTCATCTTCCCGCAGGAAATCGACGCTGGTGAGTTGAAGCAAAAATTCGATGTGATCGTGTTTGTGAGTCAGGCCATTCCAGCCGTTAGTCGGGAGAATGAACCGTCGGGTTTTAGTGCCCGACGAGAACCAAAACCCGACGAGATACCAGCGGAGTATCGCCCCTGGCTAGGTCGGATCAGCGCGGCCAAATCCATTCCGCAACTCAAGACCTTCCTGGAAGCGGGTGGAACAGTAGTTACTATTGGTAGTAGCACCAATCTGGCGTATCACTTAAAATTGCCGGTTAAAAACGCGCTGACCGAAATGACCAGCGCTGGGCAGGAACGGCCCTTGCCAAACGAAAAATTCTACATTCCGGGCAGTGTTTTGCGGGTCCGTTTAGATTCGACTCAGCACGCTACCTGGGGCATGTCCACGCTGACCGATGTGTATTTCGATGCCAGTCCAGTGTTCAAAATTGCGCCTGAAGCCATTGCTAAAGGCATCGTGACTCCACTCGCCTGGTTTGACACCAGCAAGCCCTTACGCAGTGGCTGGGCCTGGGGACAATCGTATTTGCAGGATGGTGTGGCGGCCTTCATGGCACCCGTGGGTGCGGGTCGATTCTATGCGTTCGGTCCTGAAATCACCTTTCGTGGGCAAACCCAGGGCACCTTTAAATTACTCTTCAACCAGTTGTACAGCATTGGCAAAGCGGGTCCGCAAAGTGGCCAGGCTGTAAGTGAGTGA
- a CDS encoding DUF4180 domain-containing protein has protein sequence MEIKLHQRNELNIPEVISESIVIDNTQDAVDLLGNIYYQGFDNIIVHQKNITPDFFDLKTGIAGEILQKFSNYRVRLAIVGDFSSYSSKSIQDFMFESNKLGQINFVESEAEAIDRLSKK, from the coding sequence ATGGAAATCAAACTACACCAACGAAACGAACTTAACATTCCTGAAGTGATTTCAGAATCTATTGTCATTGATAATACTCAGGACGCGGTCGATTTGTTAGGCAATATATATTACCAGGGTTTTGACAATATCATTGTTCATCAGAAAAACATCACGCCAGATTTTTTTGATTTGAAAACGGGAATAGCGGGTGAAATACTTCAGAAATTCTCAAATTATCGAGTTCGTTTAGCCATAGTTGGCGATTTTAGTAGTTATTCGAGTAAAAGCATACAGGATTTTATGTTTGAAAGTAATAAGCTCGGGCAAATTAACTTTGTCGAATCAGAAGCCGAAGCTATAGATCGGTTGTCAAAAAAATAA